From the Streptomyces syringium genome, one window contains:
- the def gene encoding peptide deformylase, with product MRKGLIPGSSGHVRPMRLLGDQGLRTPCEEVTDFGAELAKLIEDMYATMYAARGVGLAANQIGVPLRVFVYDCPDDEDRRHLGHLVNPRLVTADGDVFPGPEGCLSLPGLEAGTPRFDHAVVEGFTADGSPTRVSGTGFFARCLQHECDHLDGGLYIDHVTGLRRRRALRAARRAPWWEPGTAESAWSATADTSVGTGSGRPGRPGSVRTEA from the coding sequence ATGCGAAAAGGTCTCATCCCCGGCAGCTCCGGACACGTACGACCCATGCGGCTGCTTGGCGATCAAGGCCTGCGCACCCCCTGCGAGGAGGTCACGGACTTCGGCGCCGAGCTCGCGAAACTCATCGAGGACATGTACGCGACGATGTACGCGGCCCGGGGCGTGGGCCTCGCCGCGAACCAGATCGGCGTCCCCTTGCGCGTCTTCGTCTACGACTGCCCGGACGACGAGGACCGCCGCCACCTCGGCCACCTCGTCAATCCGCGGCTGGTCACGGCCGACGGTGACGTCTTTCCCGGCCCCGAGGGCTGTCTCTCGCTGCCCGGCCTCGAAGCCGGCACCCCGCGCTTCGACCACGCCGTCGTGGAGGGCTTCACCGCCGACGGCTCGCCCACGCGCGTCAGCGGCACCGGCTTCTTCGCCCGCTGTCTGCAGCACGAGTGCGACCACCTCGACGGCGGGCTCTACATCGACCACGTGACCGGGCTGCGCCGCCGCCGTGCGCTGCGGGCCGCGCGGCGTGCGCCGTGGTGGGAGCCGGGTACGGCGGAATCGGCCTGGAGCGCGACGGCGGACACGTCCGTCGGTACCGGCTCCGGCCGCCCCGGCCGCCCCGGATCCGTACGCACCGAGGCGTAG
- a CDS encoding TetR family transcriptional regulator: METTQRDDQQRAAEQRRRELLEAADRVVLRDGPGASMNAIAAEAGITKPILYRHFGDKGGLYRALAVRHTDALLDGLRSALDAPVARRERVESTLDAYLAAIEARPQVYRFLMHPADEDQPSEQGFDVGRHSAPLLRRMGEELARVIAERVDLGPGGEDLARTWGHGIVGMMHAAGDWWLREQPFPRAQLVRHLTDLLWGRLAVAGDRSDGPGF, translated from the coding sequence ATGGAAACCACTCAGCGGGACGATCAGCAGCGGGCGGCGGAGCAGCGGCGCAGGGAATTGCTGGAGGCTGCGGACCGGGTGGTGCTGCGGGACGGTCCGGGGGCGTCGATGAACGCCATCGCGGCCGAGGCGGGGATCACCAAGCCGATCCTCTACCGCCACTTCGGGGACAAGGGAGGGCTCTACCGGGCCCTGGCCGTACGGCACACGGACGCGCTGCTGGACGGGCTGCGCTCGGCGCTGGACGCGCCGGTGGCCCGCCGCGAGCGGGTCGAGTCGACGCTCGACGCCTATCTCGCGGCGATAGAGGCGCGCCCCCAGGTGTACCGGTTCCTGATGCACCCGGCCGACGAGGACCAGCCCTCCGAGCAGGGCTTCGACGTGGGGCGGCACTCCGCTCCGCTGCTGCGGCGGATGGGCGAGGAGCTGGCCCGGGTGATCGCCGAGCGGGTCGACCTCGGGCCGGGCGGCGAGGACCTCGCACGCACCTGGGGCCACGGGATCGTCGGCATGATGCACGCGGCCGGCGACTGGTGGCTGCGCGAGCAGCCGTTCCCGCGCGCCCAACTGGTGCGGCACCTCACCGATCTGCTGTGGGGCCGGCTGGCCGTGGCGGGCGACCGCTCGGACGGCCCCGGCTTCTGA